The Pelodiscus sinensis isolate JC-2024 chromosome 5, ASM4963464v1, whole genome shotgun sequence genome includes a region encoding these proteins:
- the FGB gene encoding fibrinogen beta chain, whose amino-acid sequence MKLLLLSLFCVFTVKFVASVDYDDEDSDNAPKADGGRVDARGHRPVDRRREPVPTLRPAPPPISKGGYQARPTKPPTRGQKKENIVYPDAGGCKHASDELGVLCPTGCELQTSLVKQERSVKSDLRDLKEKVEKQSDVSTTFYQYINTLEDKLAKRQKQVKDNENVISEYNTEIEQHYTFIRENMDNNIPSSLRVLRSVVDTLHKKIQKLENAIATQMDNCRSSCIVSCNIPVVSGKECEDIIRKGGESSEMYLIQPDAFFKPYKVYCDMSTERGGWTLIQNRQDGSVGFGRTWDAYKQGFGNIAKSEGKKYCDTPGEYWLGNDKISQLTKMGPTEVLIEMEDWNGDKVSAHYRGFTIQNEANKYQLSVSNYKGTAGNALMDGASQLYGENRTMTVHNGMFFSTFDRDNDGWVHADPRKQCSKEDGGGWWYNRCHSANPNGRYYWGGQYSWDMAKHGTDDGVVWMNWKGSWYSLKKMSMKIRPFFPQ is encoded by the exons ATGAAACTGCTATTGCTGAGTCTTTTCTGTGTTTTCACAGTTAAATTCGTGGCTTCTGTAGACTATGATGATGAG gACAGTGACAACGCTCCCAAG GCTGATGGTGGAAGAGTGGATGCTCGAGGTCACAGACCAGTAGATAGAAGACGGGAGCCAGTTCCAACTCTCAGACCAGCTCCGCCTCCCATTAGTAAAGGTGGATATCAGGCTCGTCCAACAAAACCACCTACTCGGGGccagaagaaagaaaatattgtttATCCTGATGCAGGAGGCTGCAAGCATGCATCAGATGAGCTG GGAGTGTTGTGTCCAACTGGGTGTGAGCTGCAAACTTCATTGGTTAAACAGGAAAGAAGTGTAAAATCAGACCTTCGGGACCTGAAAGAAAAAGTAGAGAAACAGTCTGATGTCTCTACAACATTCTATCAGTACATAAATACACTAGAAGATAAACTGGCAAAAAGACAGAAACAAGTAAAAG ACAATGAAAATGTAATTTCTGAGTACAACACAGAGATAGAGCAGCACTATACTTTTATCAGAGAGAACATGGACAACAACATTCCATCTAGTCTCCGAGTCCTCCGTTCAGTTGTGGATACCTTACACAAAAAGATACAAAAACTGGAAAATGCTATAGCAACCCAGATGGACAATTGCCGCTCTTCATGCATTGTTTCCTGCAATATTCCAGTGGTGTCAGGCAAAG AGTGTGAAGACATTATCAGAAAAGGAGGTGAATCATCTGAAATGTACCTCATACAGCCTGATGCTTTCTTCAAACCATACAAGGTTTACTGTGATATGAGCACAGAAAGAGGAG GATGGACTTTGATTCAGAACCGCCAAGATGGCAGTGTTGGCTTCGGGAGAACATGGGATGCATATAAACAAGGATTTGGAAATATTGCAAAAAGTGAAGGGAAAAAATACTGTGATACGCCAG GTGAATATTGGCTTGGAAATGACAAAATCAGCCAGCTTACCAAAATGGGACCCACTGAGGTTTTAATTGAAATGGAAGACTGGAATGGTGACAAGGTTTCAGCTCATTATAGAGGATTCACCATACAAAATGAAGCAAACAAATATCAGTTATCAGTTAGTAACTATAAAGGCACAGCTGGTAATGCTCTTATGGATGGAGCTTCACAACTGTATGGCGAGAACAGAACAATGACAGTTCACAATGGCATGTTCTTCAGCACTTTTGACAGAGACAATGATGGATG GGTTCATGCTGATCCAAGAAAACAGTGTTCTAAAGAAGATGGTGGTGGTTGGTGGTACAATCGATGCCATTCAGCCAATCCAAATGGCAGATATTATTGGGGAGGGCAGTACAGTTGGGATATGGCAAAACATGGCACAGATGATGGAGTTGTATGGATGAACTGGAAAGGGTCCTGGTATTCACTGAAGAAGATGAGTATGAAGATTAGACCATTCTTTCCACAATAA